A region from the uncultured Holophaga sp. genome encodes:
- a CDS encoding MarC family protein, whose protein sequence is MPVFLQMTLYAFLALFPILSPPTMAPIFHQVTNGVTDRQRHRLAFLVGLYTFFLLAALLFVGGWILRILGITVPPISIAGGILLFHSAWRMLNKDAPRAASDPPERRGNMLDKAFFPITLPMTAGPGSIAVTLAMVPEGSLLGSGLLLQYLARACGIFLAALSVWLFYRFSGPFFRRLSRTGEATINQLSAFVLLAIGVQIIWNGLRAYIGALGHI, encoded by the coding sequence GTGCCGGTCTTCCTGCAGATGACGCTCTACGCCTTCCTGGCGCTCTTTCCCATCCTGAGTCCGCCCACGATGGCGCCCATCTTCCACCAGGTCACCAACGGAGTGACAGACCGGCAGCGCCATCGACTGGCCTTCCTGGTGGGGCTCTACACCTTCTTCCTTCTGGCTGCCCTGCTCTTTGTGGGGGGCTGGATCCTGAGGATTCTCGGCATCACGGTGCCGCCCATCTCCATCGCCGGGGGCATCCTCCTCTTCCATTCGGCCTGGCGGATGCTCAACAAGGATGCCCCCAGGGCGGCCTCAGACCCCCCTGAACGGCGGGGAAACATGCTGGACAAGGCCTTCTTCCCCATCACCCTGCCCATGACCGCCGGGCCCGGGTCCATCGCCGTGACTCTGGCCATGGTGCCCGAGGGTTCCCTGTTGGGGAGCGGCCTCCTGCTTCAGTACCTGGCCCGGGCCTGCGGCATCTTCCTCGCCGCCCTGAGCGTCTGGCTCTTCTACCGTTTCTCCGGCCCCTTCTTCCGGCGCCTGAGCCGCACCGGGGAGGCCACCATCAACCAGCTGAGCGCCTTCGTCCTGCTGGCCATCGGGGTGCAGATCATCTGGAACGGATTGAGAGCCTACATTGGTGCACTCGGGCACATCTGA
- a CDS encoding helix-turn-helix domain-containing protein has translation MGLREINEKRTREMVELEARRIFCAKGIGETDLKEVAQAVGIPRTTLYTYYRDKQELAAAVYLRNLRSLLWHLEKPALEKRWRACGEDLLGFLRDSLDTTLRDFMQDPDTYLYDFIYNLQASKSHLDPTTLEGHAADAAEGLQWLAERVEEGIRLGQLPGCRSYQDYQDCVIFPFLSHLVRLATFERQKARPDFKAAAEKARAFRDLLLRGACSAG, from the coding sequence ATGGGACTGAGGGAGATCAACGAGAAGCGGACCCGGGAAATGGTCGAACTGGAGGCCCGGCGTATCTTCTGCGCCAAGGGCATCGGCGAGACTGACCTCAAGGAGGTCGCCCAGGCCGTGGGGATCCCCCGGACCACCCTCTACACTTACTACCGGGACAAGCAGGAGCTGGCCGCTGCAGTCTACCTGAGGAACCTCCGCAGCCTGCTCTGGCACTTGGAGAAGCCCGCACTGGAGAAGCGCTGGAGGGCCTGTGGGGAAGACCTGCTGGGCTTCCTGCGGGACAGCCTGGACACGACCCTGCGCGACTTCATGCAGGATCCGGACACCTACCTCTACGACTTCATCTACAACCTCCAGGCCTCCAAAAGCCACCTGGACCCCACCACCCTGGAGGGGCACGCCGCTGATGCTGCAGAGGGCCTCCAGTGGCTGGCGGAGCGAGTGGAGGAGGGCATCCGCCTGGGCCAGCTGCCGGGCTGCCGGAGCTACCAGGACTACCAGGACTGCGTGATCTTCCCCTTCCTCTCCCATCTCGTCCGGCTCGCCACCTTCGAACGCCAGAAGGCACGCCCTGACTTCAAGGCCGCCGCCGAGAAAGCCAGGGCCTTCCGGGACCTCCTCCTCCGGGGAGCCTGCAGCGCCGGGTGA